GAACGCGTCGCGTTCGGCCTTGGGCAGGCGCCACAGCTCCACGAGGGTTCCCTTGCTCGCCTTGATCTCCCACGAGAACCGGTCCATCTCGAGCCGGGGGAAGGTGGTCATCTCCAGCTTGAGTTCGAGGTGGGCTTCGTTCTCACGCAACGCCACGGTGATGGCGACGGGCTGCGTCGAGGGCAACAGCTCCTCGATGGCTTCCACGATCCCGGCCACATGGCCGGGGATGGCGGAAGCGTTCCACAACGCTGCGAGACTGAAGGTTGGCACGCTGTGGGAACATACCCGAGGCGGTTGCGTCCTCCACATCTCAGGCAAGAAAGTTGTTTTTCACCCGTCAGGGAGTGAGCGTCCCTCCCTCCCTCGGGCGGCTGTAGCACGTTGTGCCAGCGCCCTCCGGCGGCCCTACTTCACAGGGCGCACGCCGGGCGGGGGCGTGGCGGTGCGGAACACCGGGTAGAGGTTGAAGCGGGCGTCGAAGGAGGGGTGACGCCCGGCGAAGAACTGGATCCGGGCCTGCGGATCCGCCGCGAAGGCGGGCTCCTTCAAGCGCTGCTCCCAGGCGGCCTTCACGGTGGCGTCCTTCGCGAGCAGCTCCTGGGCGTAGGGCTCCAGCACGTACTCCTCGATGTATTCCTTTTGCTCGAAGTGAGCGTTGAAGAAGCCCCAGGTGAGCAGCGAGTCCGGGGCGAGCGGCTCCAGCAGGTGGGCCAGCACCTCCACGCCGCGCTGAGCCACCGGCACATAGAGCGTGCCGGCAGGCAGGGGCTGGGTGCCCGGCTTCCACTCGCCCTGGACGTTGAGGACCGCGCGGCCCTCGAAGGTCTGCGGCCGGCGCTGAATGTCGGTGGCGCGGAACACCTCCACTTCGGCGGAGGGCACCGCGCGCTCCAGGCGCTGGAAGCGCAGGCCGTGGGCCCGGAGCTTCACGGACACCCACGCCGCGTGCGCCGCGGGGATCAGATACCCACCGGCGGGCAGGGCGGCGGTGAGGCCCGGGCGCACCTCGTCGAAGTAGGGGATCGTCCAGACCTGGGGCTTCGTGGGGTCGTACTGCACCACCGGCATCTGGAACAGCGGTGAGGTCTCCCGGGTGTAGGCATAGCCGGGGAACTCGATGGGGTGGTTCTGCCCGGTGGTTTTCCAGGTGAGCACCACCTCCTTCACCTGGCCGGCCTCGGCCTCGGAGGAGGCCGCCTGGATGGCGGCGCGCAGGGCGGTCCCGTCCCGGGCCACCAGCCGCAGCATGGCCTCCAGCACGTCGCGCGTCGTCTTCACGCGGTGCGCGTAGGGCTTCCACGAGTGGGTCTCCACTAGCACGCCGAAGCGGCGCTGGGCGGCCCAGTAGTTCTGGCTGAAGCGCGGCGAGGAGATGCCGTAGCTGAAGCCGGACATCGGGTCATCGGATTCGTTGAAGGAGGGGTAGAAGGGCAGCGGCAGGTGGCCCTGGTCCTTCAGCACCGAGAGGAACTCGGAGATCATCTTCTGGCCGGCCGGGCGCATCGCGGCGGCGTGGCCCTTCTGGGGCTCCAGGCTGAGCGAGACGTCGGGCTGGAACTGGGCGCCATCGGTGACGTGGAGGTCCGCGTAGAGCACCGGATCCCACGTCTGGAGGAAGGTGAGCAGGGCGGTCATCTCCGGCGCGTCCGTCTTCACGTAGTCCCGGTTGAGGTTGAGGTTCTGCGCGGTGACGCGCCAGCCCATCTCCTCGGGGCCCACCTGGTTGGGGCGCTGGTTGGGGCCGAAGCGCTCGTGGCCATCCACGTTGAAGACGGGGACGAAGACGGCCGTCACCTGCTGGAGCACTCCCGGCAGGGCCTTGCCCGCGAGCACGTCGCGCAGCAGCCAGAAGCCCGCGTCCTTGCCGTCGATTTCGCCGGCGTGGATGCCGCCCTGGAAGAAGAAGACGGGCCGGCGCTTCTTCGCGGCGGCCGCGGGGGTGAGGGTGCCGTCCGCGCTGGCCACGAGCGCCAGCAGGGGCCTGCCCTCCGGGGTGGTGCCGAAGGTCTCGCAGCGCACCTTGCCGGGGAAGGCCTTGGGGAAGGCGCGGCAGAGGCTCTCCACTTCGTCGTAGCGGCCGGTGCGGGTCCACTGGCTGCGCTCGGCGGCGGTGGTGAGCGGGGCCTGGGAGAGCGCGGTGGCAAGGAGCAGGGGCAGGAGCATGGGAGTGCTCCCAAACCACAGCCTCCGGCCCGGCTCAACCGTGACGAACGGTGAGGCTCTCGCCCACGGCGAGCACGTGGAGCTTCTCGCGCGGCCACTGGCGGCGCGTCCACTCCGTGTCCAGGCGCTGGGGGGGCTCGTCGAGCGGCTCGTCCGTCAGCTTGAAGGTGCCCCAGTGCATGGCGAGGAAGCGCGCGGCGCCCAGGTCCTCGAAGGCCTGCACCGCCTCCTCGGGGTTCATGTGCTGCTTGCTCATGAACCACGCCGGGTCATACGCGCCAATGGGCAGCATGGCCGCGTCGATGCCCGGGTAGCGGCGGCCAATCTCCCGGAAGCCCTCGAAGTAGGCGGTGTCGCCCGAGTGGTAGAGCCGGGCGCTGGAGCCCTCGATGACGAAGCCGCCCCAGAGCATGCGGTTGGCATCCGCCAGAGACCGGCGGCTCCAGTGCTGCGAGGGGACATAGTGGACGGTGACGGGGCCCACCCGCGTCGA
Above is a genomic segment from Stigmatella erecta containing:
- a CDS encoding M14 family zinc carboxypeptidase, producing MLLPLLLATALSQAPLTTAAERSQWTRTGRYDEVESLCRAFPKAFPGKVRCETFGTTPEGRPLLALVASADGTLTPAAAAKKRRPVFFFQGGIHAGEIDGKDAGFWLLRDVLAGKALPGVLQQVTAVFVPVFNVDGHERFGPNQRPNQVGPEEMGWRVTAQNLNLNRDYVKTDAPEMTALLTFLQTWDPVLYADLHVTDGAQFQPDVSLSLEPQKGHAAAMRPAGQKMISEFLSVLKDQGHLPLPFYPSFNESDDPMSGFSYGISSPRFSQNYWAAQRRFGVLVETHSWKPYAHRVKTTRDVLEAMLRLVARDGTALRAAIQAASSEAEAGQVKEVVLTWKTTGQNHPIEFPGYAYTRETSPLFQMPVVQYDPTKPQVWTIPYFDEVRPGLTAALPAGGYLIPAAHAAWVSVKLRAHGLRFQRLERAVPSAEVEVFRATDIQRRPQTFEGRAVLNVQGEWKPGTQPLPAGTLYVPVAQRGVEVLAHLLEPLAPDSLLTWGFFNAHFEQKEYIEEYVLEPYAQELLAKDATVKAAWEQRLKEPAFAADPQARIQFFAGRHPSFDARFNLYPVFRTATPPPGVRPVK